In Larimichthys crocea isolate SSNF chromosome XXII, L_crocea_2.0, whole genome shotgun sequence, the genomic stretch CGGCATCCTGGCAAGCTTTGAGAGGAGGGCCGAGGGAACAGTGAAGAGAGAGATGCCTGTAGGCTGGCCTGCCACCGTGCCTCATCTTGTGGAGGCGAGCCAGGCCCTGGAGGGCAGCACCTCTGGGCTGGCCAGTGGTGGCGGCGACAGTGTGGCAGGGGCCAGCGGCGGCAGCGTTCTTGCCGAGGGCACAGAGAAGAGCAAGGAGGAGGAACACAACTACTCTCTGTTCCTGACCCGTAGACTGGCTGGCAGAGCCCACTCTCAGCTGGAggcagacgaggaggaggaggaggaagacgaggaagaGGCGGAAGAGGAGGACGGCGATGGGCTGGAACTAGATGATGAAGACCATGATGAGGGTTTTGGCAGCGAGCACGAGCTTTCAgagaatgaggaggaagaggatgaggaggaggatgaagactATGAAGCAGACAAGGATGACGACATGAGTGATGCCTTCTCCGAGCCTGGTAAGAACCCAGTCGTCTTCCTGCTTCTGGttacaacatttcattttcttcttattattacctatagctgtttctttctttctgatttaCTTCCTATCCTCTGCCAGGTTGTGacatggagctgatggaggacaTTAAAGGCCTGACAGCAGGAGTCTCCAGCCGGAAGCGAGGCAAGCGCCGCTACTTCTGGGAGTACAGTGAACAGCTCACCCCCCCCAAACAGGAACGTATGCTTAAGCCGTCTGAGTGGGACAGACACACGCTGCCTAGCAACCTGTACCAGAAGAATGGGCCTCTCCatggtatacacacacaaacacacacataaataagtTGCACACTGGAGCAAAGATATGAACACATCAGAGGATATATGACTTGCTTTAAGACTTAGTATAATGACATTTAGTGAAAAGCTTTATGAGACTCTTTAAAGCAAAGACCTTTGGGATGATTGGATTTTTGCCTCCATCATGGTATAAAATATGCCTCTCAGTGGAGATACATTCTCCTTTAATACAACTGTGACTGACATTTTCCACAACAGTAGCTGTGCACAGCATGCAGCAGTGATGTTACAGTTTAAGTCatcacatatataaaataaataaagtctcaTTCCTCACATAAAAGGCACGGGTAATAAAGCATTGCCCATGTTTAGTAAATTCTGTTGCTGAATTGAATTTTGTGTGAGGATGTAGAAGATGACTCTTGATAATCCCTTTTGAtaatttcaaaaagaaaaagcactttGTGCCAGTCAAAAAAACTCAATCATATCAGGTcgttattttctttattactgAACCCAGAACTGGTCTAGGTCGACTGCAGGGGTCACCATCTGTGACcaaacagaaaactgttgaGAAAATGTGTACATGTAATGAGCAATGTAAATGATACAAACAGAGAGGAGCTGACGGGCTCAAGTGAATGTTTCATGATTTATTACTCAAATCACATACGATGCcataaatcaaatcatattAACTTGATACAGTGAGAAACCAATTCAAACTATGGAAACAGCACCTCCCGTTggctggttgtttttttattccattttcaTACTGAGAATCAGAAACTGCATATATGCCTGCTGAAACATGAAACTCATGGTGATGTTCGTCTCTAATCGTTAAGGAAAATATATGCTGAAGAAATCTCGCCGCACGGATGTGGAAGATCTGACTCCCAATCCACGGAAGCTGCTGCAGATCGGCACCGAGCTCCGCAAACTGAACAAGGTGATCAGCGACTTGACCCCCGTGAGCGAGCTGCCGCTGACCGCACGACCGCGGTCCCGCAAGGAGAAGAACAAGCTGGCATCGCGgtaagacatgcacacacataaagtatAACACGTATGATCATGCTGACCCCCGTGGAGTAGGAGTATGAATTTGAAAAAGGGTGTATTAGTGAACTCCACTCATCTGGTGTGTTCTGTAGAGCTTGCCGTTTAAAAAAGAAGGCCCAGTATGAAGCAAACAAAGTGAAGCTCTGGGGACTCAGCACCGAGTACGGTAAGTACATATGTTCATCATCTCTGCAGTGATCATGATTACCTGTTTTAACATATTGACCCTCTGATCTGCCACGTGTACGTCTTCCCGTAGACCGCCTGTTGTTTGTGATCAACACCATCAAAGAGGAGATTGTGGCCCGGGTAGAGGACTCTTCTCCGCGTCCAACCAACATGACTGACACTCTGGAGCATCTCATCCAGGAGACACTTGGTGAGAATCATTTAGAGATTAAAGGTCACCAAAAACACAGAATGCTTGAATGATGATTCAAATTCCTCAAAAATAGTCTCAGAGAAACATGGGAAACTAGTGAGCTGTAATATCTGagaattaaaaacagcaaatcacTTAATTACCATATGATGCATCATATCAAATCAGAAAATTATAGGAGGTGATTAATGACTATATTTGTTTGACAGAGGTACCTTGCAAGTCTCACATTTCTGATGCatcttgtgtgtttctgtgtgtacagtGACATCACCAGTTGCCGGACATACTTCCGACTTCGTCAACAAGATCTTGGATAACACAGGACGTGGGGATCCCACCGGCGGATTGGTCGGCCTGCGAGTCCCCACCTCCAAAATCTAGACAAACCGCGGTCCACTGAGAGGAGTGGACTAAATATTACCACCGTGCTGTCCCATTGTAACTATGCTCCCCTCTGCATGCCCCTCCAACCCAGAATACATACACATTGttagtcacacaaacacacataccactccgtgtgtatgtatgtgtgcttgttTAAGCCATGCACCTGTATGGCATACCCCCtagctttctgtctctgcacacaCGCAGAGACAGCGCGTCACCGTCTCCCAAACCATCGTGAGCGTCTGTAGGGAAAAGCGCCTCTTAAAGCAAGGGATGGTTAGGTGTATAGCTAACAGCACGCTCTAAATCCACTGGTGATTATTAGATGTGTTTTAACATAGCATTGTGTAAGGTCGGTTCTGTTGAAGGTTTGCCTCCAGggctgagacagagacagtcatAAGAGTGTAACCACTGGAATACTTTCACACAATTTGTTTGAGCTTCTAATTATT encodes the following:
- the crebrf gene encoding CREB3 regulatory factor, whose amino-acid sequence is MPQPSVSGMEPPFGDAFQNYSFADQALTSTELLATSSDPDFMYELDRDMTHRQSPCGDSIVGVGDGGKEVEGCVDQLMGLGECETVYSSSAFEQWDSYWEDLTRYTRLASCDIWGTKEVDFLGLDDFSSPYQDEEVIGRTPTLAQLNSEDSQPVCEVLYPPGDLTLPAPQIQPQPSQLPCHSKRPLVPGQGSGPSFARPSPSSTSSSRPSRSLLPDFPEGSQKATRPIPSSTETMAKTQNLLSPTQDYGQAQAKPQGRGTKMAGPTSHSSDFVRKAKVRVTAVHKTQPDKPSQTDFERSEAPLPLSQPQDKKASTLTSATLVGLPDATASGSGILASFERRAEGTVKREMPVGWPATVPHLVEASQALEGSTSGLASGGGDSVAGASGGSVLAEGTEKSKEEEHNYSLFLTRRLAGRAHSQLEADEEEEEEDEEEAEEEDGDGLELDDEDHDEGFGSEHELSENEEEEDEEEDEDYEADKDDDMSDAFSEPGCDMELMEDIKGLTAGVSSRKRGKRRYFWEYSEQLTPPKQERMLKPSEWDRHTLPSNLYQKNGPLHGKYMLKKSRRTDVEDLTPNPRKLLQIGTELRKLNKVISDLTPVSELPLTARPRSRKEKNKLASRACRLKKKAQYEANKVKLWGLSTEYDRLLFVINTIKEEIVARVEDSSPRPTNMTDTLEHLIQETLVTSPVAGHTSDFVNKILDNTGRGDPTGGLVGLRVPTSKI